From Syngnathus typhle isolate RoL2023-S1 ecotype Sweden linkage group LG5, RoL_Styp_1.0, whole genome shotgun sequence:
GGTTGTTGTAGACGGCTTGAGCGATGGCGTCTTGCAACTCGGCCGCTGTCATCTCTTCTCGGTCCCGCCCAGCCTCGCGTTGCTCCAGAGCCGCCTTGTTGATCACCTCCTCGCCCGCCGTACTGAACACACAACACGCAAATTAAACACTGATGACAAGCAGCATAAAAGTCACATTAACGGTAGCTCATGTTTGTCATTGATTTAACATcgtctatttttcttttaaacaacaacaatgtggGATTTCTAGCTACAGTAGACATGACGATGGCATGCGTGGAGCGGCCACCTGATGAGGACGTAGATGGCCTTGCGGTAGTTGGTACCAAAGACCACGTGGGAGGCGCCCAGGAACGGCTCCAGAACGTCCAGCAGCCCGGGCGCCATTTTGTCCATCTCATCGAAGATGAAGACGGAGCGGCCACACGCGGTGACGTTGCCTTGCACCCACGACTTCAGCTGCTCCTAGACAGCGACAGCCCACACTTTGACTTGAGGCTGTGTGTGAGTGATTTTAAAGCTTtcttttgaattattttaagAACATCATTTTTGCCATCATCAAATTCTCAGCCGTACTCACGACTCACTGGAAGGCAAAAACGTGAAGTTTACTACCTACCTGCTGGGCATCCACGTGTCTGCCGGCGGGGAAGTGCAGCGTGGTGATGAACTGGTGGATGAAGGGGCTGCTCATAGCCGAGCCGTACAGGTGGCGCGCCAGCATGCCGGCCGCCATCGTCTTGCCCGTGCCCGACGAGCCGTGCAGGGACAGCACCAGCGGTCTCTCGGGCGCCTGCTCGGCCAGGAAACGTGCCACCTCCTCGGAGAGGATCTCCTGGGCCAGGTGCTGCCCGTAGACATTCTTGTACAAGTCCCACTCCAACTCTGTTTCacacaaaaatgtttatttcatCACATCCTTTTTACATTCAGCGGCCGTTTCAGAATTTCAGAACACAAATAGaagacatgtaaaaaaaaaaaaaaaagtttctactttaatttgtatttttctaaCCTTCTTTCCCACTTACTGTTCATTTCACGTTATTTAACCGTTTTACACTCAAACATTTTAACCGTGATTTATTTCATCTGCCCCTTCATGTACTCTTGTAAAAGTGCGTGATTTGTGTGAGTTTTGCCATTTTACATCTATGTTAGTACACACAGTGACAACTAAATTCACTCGTCAAGCTAGTCAGCTAAACTAACCCCGGAAGCGCTTCCATACCTCTGACGTTGGGTCTAAAGTCGCAGTTGCAACTGTCGGCGATGGTGCAGTATAATTCCTGGAAAATGCAGCGACCCGGCGTGCAAATACACAAAAGCAACAAGGCTAACAGAGTTAACATGTTCTGTTTTTTTGGGGCTAGCTTTAGCCATTTGTGTTCCCAGCCACTGACAGAAGCCTGTCAGACAGCGCGGACAGCTGTTTGACTTCCTGTTTGACGTCACGTCACGTGAGCTGTGTTAAGATTGTGacgtcttcttcctcttctgttttgttttacggccgATGGCACCAGCTTTAAGATGCATTACCGCCATCTACTGCGACGGAGTGTGGATCAGAGTAACTACCATCGCCTTATAAATTTAAATTGTGACGTCACCGTGACGTCCACgttctgtatttaaaaaaaatatatatattttaaaaaaagtcacacGACATACACGCATTTTCAAAGTTCATCCAATAAGAAAAtttggcaacaaaaaaaaaagaattgtttgttcatcatttttattctaTGGCTTTTGACGAaccattgtttttgtgtgtgcccgAATGTGGTCCACCCTTATCCCCTAATCCTTATATACAGCACTAAAAAGTAATTCCCTCATTCGGTTTGGCCAGTTCAAAAGAAATTaatcaaatggaaaaacaacagaaaaaaaacatagttcAGGTTTAATACATTTCATCTCTACACACAATACATACATCTGAACGTGTGAGTAGACTTATTAGTAGTTTTTACAATCTCACTCGtaatacaaaaagaaaattaaattcaCATCAATTGGATAGTTACTAATGTTCCAGATGAACaaactaacccccccccccccccccacacacacagacacacacacacacacacaaagatttTTAAAACGACCCTCTTGTGTGTTTTGGACAGTTGACTACAGGGTAGTGAAGGTCCAGCCTTCACCTATTTTGTTCCATAAATTTATAAAAGTTGTACAAGACTTCTGTAAGTCTCGACTGTTGGGGGAGAcaatgcaaacttttttttttttttttttttacatttgcaaGCCAGTGTAAAGCCAATCTGTGAGTTACTCACTGTGGCCATTACTCACTGTGGACTAAGCCAAAAGTCGAACCCGCTACCTGTTGCGTGCTAAGCTAAGCTCCACCCTTTGAGGTAACTCTTAATGTTGATGGTCGTTTTCCCGAGTCAGCACGTTGGAGGCTCCAGCCTTTTGGACAAGGCAGTCAATACTTGGTTGAATTTGGCATAGCGGCGCGCCTGGCTCTCCGCCGCTCCCCTGCTCCCCCATAGCAATCGCATCTGGAAGTCTGTGCAGAATACTTGGGAGATGTCCGACTGCTCCTGGAAGTCTGTAACAGCATATAAACAGCTGATGACAATATTCTCTAGTGTTATATTAATGTTGTTCTACCTTGTAGTTTGCTGAAGGCATTAGTGGCATAGACAGCACCGAGCTGGGCGGCGTTCCTCGCGGCTGCCAGGTGGAACATAAGCACATCTACATCAACGCTGGCCTCTGCCATCTCCCAGGCCTCGGCCCCCAAGACCCACGggtcctcctccgccccctgGGGTCCCTCGTTCACAGCTGCGCCCTTCTCCAGAAGGCGCAGCAGCGGCAGGACGTGAGGAAAGGTAGTGCCGGACGCAGGGCAACTTTCTGCATCACATATGCACAGTTTTCATGTTTTCAAGGCAGAACATGACTTTTCCATAGCTTTTTGTGAACAAAttgaaaaatatctttttttaatggccaaatagtatttttatttttcttggccAGCATCCTAATGCACTAGTTTATTGGAAGAGCTTAGCATTCTCCAAGTTTTTTTTCCGTTAAAAGTACAGTGACCGGAAAGGGCTCTAAAATGCAGTGTTGTGACTATTACTTAAGCGCATGCCGTCAGTGGTTTACCTCGGCCCTCGTTCAGACTTTTCATGAAGGGCTTGAGAGTTTTCTCATAGAGAACAGCGCCCTCTGTGTGCCGCTGCCGTAATGCCGTCCACGTCTGCTCCAGACGAGTCACCTGGTCAGCATAAAGAATACATCTTGATTGTGGAACCAGGAGTAGCCCTTTGCCCTCTAACCCCAAATTCCTAACCTAAGCCCCCAAACCCTGTGCCAAGTGCAGTTCACCTGCGGCAGCTCTAGTGCTCTCATGACGGCAGCAAATCCATACAAGTTGCCCATGCTGCTCTTGAGCTCGGCGGCAATGGCAATCATTCTGTGCAGAACGTAGGCTCGCTCCTCGGTGGTGCCGGTGCATCCCAACACGTTGACTGCCAACATGGTGGCCATAGTATGCAGCCTGTGTCACGTACGTACAACGTGAACAAAAATTACGCTCGATGTGATTTGGTCGTTTTTTAGGGATTCTTTTCTGGCTAGCTAAGTATGGCAAAATCTTCTTAGGTGAGCGTGGCCGGTGTGCCACTCACCTTTCCAGCAGGTCTAATCGGAGCTGCTGTCCGTGCGGCAGCGTGAGGAGCTCCACTCCTGAGCTGACCCCCATCATCCTTTGCATCTCTGGACGCACCTCCAAGATGCGAGCGACCTACCGGAGACAAAAACTGCAAAGTCATCATCTGATCAatcaccatttttttccacttcTGATCAGACTTCAATATATTTTAATCCTGACAGAacattatgttttgtttttgtttcgatcaagttagctagctagctaccgATCAGCCTAGTGTTCAGTTGCATCCGGAGGGGGGGGTAATCAGTACCGTGCAGTCCCACTTGGTAATGTGTCGGGCAGCCGTATGGGGGTCCGTCCCAGCCAGGAGTTCCTTCACCCGCTGCAGGATGCCCACTTCCAAGGGCTTGTTCTCCCCAGGCATCAGTGGCGAGCAGTAGTTGGTGGGAGCAAAGGACGACGCCGTCTCCACCACGAGAGGGAGGTCAACGTCCACCGCCCTGGGACCTTCCTCCTCACGGAGCCTCTCCACGAAGCTCTGGGGGCCCGGGTAGAGCTCCGTGTAGCAGCTGCCGTCCGGGTTTGTAGCCTGGATGTCCGGGTGGAGTTCAGGAAGAGCGGGATCCAACCTTATGGAGGGGGATGGTGATGGGGCGGCACTGGTGGACAGACGAGCTGCATGAGGAAGAATGCAAAACAGTTGTGAAGCGATTGCCAGAAAGAGTCGTTGCGTCGACACTGTAATCTGATCTCAGGCTttatttcagaaaaattgcGTCGACTTCTTTAATGGCTTGTTCAGGTCAAAGTGTATCCTCAGATTGACGACACGTGGGAGAGACCTTCAACTTACgctacacaaacacgcacacacgccctCCGATAACCCTTTTGTGTCATTGGGTTCAATGttactcaatttttttttccagaatggTTTTTTGGCTGATGCAGAACAATAAACTTTCATTTCAGAATGATACTTGACTCATCTGCAATGGAACAATAGTCAAATCATTCATGATAAACGACCAATCGAGAGCACGATTAGGCTCAATCATTTATGATCCATTGTTCCGACTCAATTTGTCTTTCCGAGATTCAAAACCCATTTAAATTTTGAACGCTCTTGGGAAAAATGTGCACGGGAAACTAGCCCATGCCAGGTCATTACGGTAATTAGATGCCTTAACTACGTCATGTGACCGTGACAAAAAGTGAAGGCGCCGAGTCCACTTCCAGTCAATCGTCAGAGCCCGTCCTGTCCACGCACACTCGCTCTCTCTCGGTAAGTCAAACGATCCTTTCGCCGCACGGCAGTTCAAAGGAAGGAAGGCTATGGCTTCCAGATGTTTCCGTCTTTCTTCCAGTTTAGCGTGAAAGGGTTTTGGTGCTGTTTTTTGGGTAGAAAATGGACCAAAATTATGTTTTTGTCAGGACAtaatttttatgtgtgtgtgttcaagtCAGTGATGACAAGCAAGCTGTGTGTGACTGTGGAAAGAAACTTAACACAATCTGTTCCGCTTtaacataaaaagaaaagattggGTGAAGCAGAGAATTTTGTCCAGGGCCAATCTGATGCGCTTGTGAAACTTCCACTACCTAGATTAGAAATTAAGGTTGTAACATTTTGAATTACtcactattttttatttgatatccACCTTATTTTCTTTATGTATCAGggattttctttaaatataaaatattcttgTCTCTTTCTTTCATCTTCATAATCGTAATTCTTTGAATTTCTGTATGGATGGTtagtattttaatatttttctgttttaatttttatttacaatGTTAATATAtaattatgcattttttttaaagtaattaTCTTGTGTTTTGTATATCTTTGATATTTGAtctgattacatttttttgtaattaattTGACtgatttgtaaatattttttaaaagacgTTCGTACTTCAGTTTACGACCTCACTCGACGCCTCCCTGACCTTCGCACCCGGTAAAGGGTTCCTCTCGGGGCCTCGATAAAGAGTTAAGTGTTAGGCTTTGAGTTGTGCTGTAACGTGAGAGgagcataaaaagaaaaacaactcaaACAAGCCTTTTGGGATCTCGTGCCTTATAACTCCCACCCATTGATGTCATTGCGCAATCAGGAAGCACGTTACGCAAGTAGAGGACAAGGAATTAGAGCAGCATGTGTGCAAGCTGAAGTGAATTGTATTCAACCTTACCAAACCGAAAACTGCACTGAATCGGAATGACGCAATGTCACTGAACAAAACCATACCGAAACTGAACGAGTGAACAAAAACGTTGCGCGTCCTAAGCCGCTGCAACGAATCAAAGTGAACGACACCAATAAGGACAAACTTTTCCGAATCAAAACAAAGTCAACCGCAAAGATTCGTACCCAAAAGTGAATCACGTCATACCGAAACACAAAAACCAAAAGCATTGTATCCTAGAGAATCATAACAAACCATTGTGAGTTGAACTATACAGACTGATTCAGCATTTGGGTTGTTTTCCAAGAAGCACCACTGATAACCCAAAAATGTAATTGAATTGAAACATCCTCTCCACATAGTCGGGCCTCAGACATGGCACTGCTGATTCTGGCGGCGCTACTTTGCGCATTT
This genomic window contains:
- the sh2d3cb gene encoding SH2 domain containing 3Cb, whose translation is MKRHKHSSGWFGSLATLSLRRPSSRRKASAPPQDGSRIWPADDTETGPQLRGYARSSAMYTHVGTVPRSDRQPSRMNTDWEEGEARTATAEHVRDSPLLGALSSLSLHAVAQSSCSPAEHVQDMSKGAPAGRDVSKANLAPLEVYKNIPVPQDIYVHMDAVSSPETAKNSQEVEHLHSPMDGCGEYVKFSQDEKFWQEKQLQEEQKLSAANLRSHAWYHGSITRQVSEALVLNQGDFLIRDSESNPADFVLTTRWDQKTNHLPVRSTTAHCGLLYSLDQKSFDSMPALVRFYVGSGAPLTRRSAARIQRPVSRTLPLRHLETTIGLPPCQPTPSQAEEVCPKSAPSLHRRQPPLSSPPDDIPRLSTSAAPSPSPSIRLDPALPELHPDIQATNPDGSCYTELYPGPQSFVERLREEEGPRAVDVDLPLVVETASSFAPTNYCSPLMPGENKPLEVGILQRVKELLAGTDPHTAARHITKWDCTVARILEVRPEMQRMMGVSSGVELLTLPHGQQLRLDLLERLHTMATMLAVNVLGCTGTTEERAYVLHRMIAIAAELKSSMGNLYGFAAVMRALELPQVTRLEQTWTALRQRHTEGAVLYEKTLKPFMKSLNEGRESCPASGTTFPHVLPLLRLLEKGAAVNEGPQGAEEDPWVLGAEAWEMAEASVDVDVLMFHLAAARNAAQLGAVYATNAFSKLQDFQEQSDISQVFCTDFQMRLLWGSRGAAESQARRYAKFNQVLTALSKRLEPPTC
- the tor2a gene encoding prosalusin; protein product: MLTLLALLLLCICTPGRCIFQELYCTIADSCNCDFRPNVRELEWDLYKNVYGQHLAQEILSEEVARFLAEQAPERPLVLSLHGSSGTGKTMAAGMLARHLYGSAMSSPFIHQFITTLHFPAGRHVDAQQEQLKSWVQGNVTACGRSVFIFDEMDKMAPGLLDVLEPFLGASHVVFGTNYRKAIYVLISTAGEEVINKAALEQREAGRDREEMTAAELQDAIAQAVYNNPTSGLYKSSIIRQKLVTAFVPFLPLCRLHVERCARAQLCQRGACERQDVARAVAADMTYKPSPGHYFSTSGCKTVPAKIDLLL